Part of the Candidatus Acidiferrales bacterium genome is shown below.
AACTCTGGCAAGAAATCGCCGCTGATCCCAGAGCAGCCGGGCCCGGGCGACGCTTTGTTGCCGCCCCTCCAGGTCGAGCAGCTCTTCGCCGATTCCGTTCTCGGAAGGGGCCTCAACCTCGTTGGGTCGCGCAGTCGCCGGTGCAGCGCCACTGGCCGAGCTCTCCACTATTGGCTCCTTGGTTGCGGCCAGAACGTCAACTGAAAGGAGGCGGTGACGTTTGACCTGCGGTTGGTTGACAGCACGGGGAACGACCATTTTTCGTACTGAACAGAAGTCGAGAGGATTAAATCAGGACGGAGCACCAGATGCGCGCTCGTACCGATGTCGTTCAGCGTTCCGCCCCCCCTGATAAAATCCCCGTTCACCTTGGCATGGCGGTAGTTCAATTGGACGCTGCTCCGAGGAGACAGCCAATATGTACTTCGTAGTTGGAACCCGACACCTTGTCTACCTACCCAACTTCCGAGCAGATTGCCTTTGTTCGTGTAGGCGTCATGATATTGATTATTCGAGTAGATCAGGCGACCTGCGCTATCCGGACCTGCTGGGACATCGGTGCTGACCATTTCCGCCCGAAAATCCAACTTGGTTAGCCGTGGAAGTCGTGGGAGGTAGAATCCCGGGTTCATCGTGGTGCGGCGGATGGCGTCATCCCACATGAAGTTGCTGTAAAGGCTTAGCCAACCGCCAAACTGGTAGCTGATGTCGAAAGCTTCTCGCCGATCTCCTGGATCGTCACCCGGCGTCCGTCCCTGTATGTTAAAAAGGCTTCTCCCGAGGCTGCGGAATGTGAGCGGGTGACCAACCCCGGCAAAGACGCTCGTGCGGGAAAAGCCGAACTCGAGATTGGGCGTGGGCTTGAAGCTAATCTTTTGGCCGTGAATAAAGGGTCTGGCCGGAAACCGGTGGCCGGAGAGTTTGCCAACAAAGAACTCGGTACGGACAGGGCCCAACCAAGCGAAAACACTGGGCAGCTTGAAGGGCATGGCCCGGCTGATACGCAGCATATAGATCGGCTCGGCATTGTTGCTGAACAAGAGCGGCCCGCCGGAGCCCGGACCCCACCACAGGCTTTGTTTCCCAAAGGCAACCTGCCAATTCTCCAGGTTGACCGCGACATACGTGTCCAACAGGCGAAACTGATTGACCGCCGGAAAAGGCGTTGCCGGCTGCACCGGGATCGAGTCGGCTGCCGCGATCACATTTCGCGCTTGCTCGGAGAGTGCCGGGGAAGAGGGGGCGTGCTGGTATTCGCCGCGCACATAGACGGCGAAGCGACCGGCAACACCCCGGGCGGAGAACCCGGTGACAACGTTGGCGCCCTCGTGGTAGGGCCGGCCATAGTCGTTCACGATGGTTTGGCCGAAGTGGAAGCCGTCGGTCAGCGGCGTGCCGCCAATGCCCGTGAAGCGCGTGTAGAGCGACTCGAGGCGAAGTCCTCGATTGCGTCCTCCCCCCAACGCTTCGAGCTGCTCGGCAAATTCCTTTTCGAGTGCTCGGTACAACCGGATCGCTTCGGCTGGCCCCATGTCCTCCTGCTGGACGAGTTCGCCGGCTTCGTCAATCAGACGGGCACACTCGAGCCTTGTCCATGGCCTGATCCCGGCAAACTGAGTGTGGATGTAGCCCAGGGCGGCCAGGCGCTCCAGCGCCGGATAGATCCAACTATCCAGCGGCACGTATGTCGATCCCGCGGCTGGATAGCGCGGATAGTCACGCGCCTCCGCCGGCGCTGCCAAGGCCAGTGCCACCAGCAAAACCTGCAGGAAGCCGTACACGACTGCTGCTCTCAATCCAGCCACCTCAACGGACCAGCACGGCCGCGGTAACCGCCGCAGACGACGCCACCTGGGCCACACTCAACAAGTTCTTCCAGAGAGTCGAGCCGCCGATGGGTTTCTCGGGCACGACAATGGTGTCGCCGGGTTCAACGCGGGCGGACAAGACGTTCCCGCCCCACCAGCCTTCGCCTTTTCCGGTGAGCACAGATCCATTCGCGCGGACGATGAAGATTGCACTCTTGTCCGCCTGGTCGGTCGGCCCGCCGGCCTGCTTCAGGTACCAGGCTGCATTCTTCCGCGGCGTAAAGGTGATGGCGTTGGAGTTGTAAACCTGACCGTTAACCACCACGAAGTCCGGGCGCTTGGGGACATAGAGCGTGTCACCAGCTCTCAATTCGATGTCATCGGGAGAGTTTTCAAACTCGGCCAGATTGCTTCGGAGCCTGATCACCAGGCGTCCGGTGGCCGGCGCCCGCTGCAGGGCTTCGATAGCGCGCTGGCGCTGCTGGAGGGCGGTTTGTTGCAAAGCAACCTGCTCCTGGGCGCTCTGTTGGAGGGAAACCTTGAAGGTGGCTGCTTCCTGCTGAATGCGCTCGATTAAGTCCCGCCTGCTCTTTTCTTGAAGCTGGCGGACTTCAACGCGCTCGAGCAACGCTCCCTGCGGATAAGCCGCAGGGAGAAATCCCCCGCTCCGTTTCAAGACAGAGCTGAGCCGTTCGCCTGGCCGGATGCCATAAGTCCCGGGGTGCTGCACTTCAC
Proteins encoded:
- a CDS encoding capsule assembly Wzi family protein; this encodes MRAAVVYGFLQVLLVALALAAPAEARDYPRYPAAGSTYVPLDSWIYPALERLAALGYIHTQFAGIRPWTRLECARLIDEAGELVQQEDMGPAEAIRLYRALEKEFAEQLEALGGGRNRGLRLESLYTRFTGIGGTPLTDGFHFGQTIVNDYGRPYHEGANVVTGFSARGVAGRFAVYVRGEYQHAPSSPALSEQARNVIAAADSIPVQPATPFPAVNQFRLLDTYVAVNLENWQVAFGKQSLWWGPGSGGPLLFSNNAEPIYMLRISRAMPFKLPSVFAWLGPVRTEFFVGKLSGHRFPARPFIHGQKISFKPTPNLEFGFSRTSVFAGVGHPLTFRSLGRSLFNIQGRTPGDDPGDRREAFDISYQFGGWLSLYSNFMWDDAIRRTTMNPGFYLPRLPRLTKLDFRAEMVSTDVPAGPDSAGRLIYSNNQYHDAYTNKGNLLGSWVGRQGVGFQLRSTYWLSPRSSVQLNYRHAKVNGDFIRGGGTLNDIGTSAHLVLRPDLILSTSVQYEKWSFPVLSTNRRSNVTASFQLTFWPQPRSQ
- a CDS encoding Wzz/FepE/Etk N-terminal domain-containing protein; amino-acid sequence: MESSASGAAPATARPNEVEAPSENGIGEELLDLEGRQQSVARARLLWDQRRFLARVVLAGLLFGTAIAFLIPKRYESSTQLMPPDNQSGSGMAMLAGLTARTGNGLGM